Proteins co-encoded in one Arachis stenosperma cultivar V10309 chromosome 7, arast.V10309.gnm1.PFL2, whole genome shotgun sequence genomic window:
- the LOC130939226 gene encoding UPF0481 protein At3g47200-like: protein MATPNPNDFVKKIEAMLEKGQARFTKECCIYRVPHNIRKLKEDAYTPEIVSIGPFHHGDEKLLKMEDHKRLYCKQFIERSETNKLESFVNCVQELEPKIRGCYSDDIKLSKEEHVMVILVDCCFILEFLLRYHFMLTRGDDAILLPTQLRVYIRYDLLLLENQVPFFVLDKLYNLVFPSTFIGRSHDRHPSLLSLALYHIVPGRIIFPGDFKGELSVSNIGGIAHFTDLSRKLLLLSCNLSISRCSREAQIVQIYSATELKEAGVKFEVKKASQCLLDLQLSGHTLRIPFFRVEDITEVVLRNLLAFQQCHCINESYLADYIAVIDTDKDVDFLIKNGIIENWLGDSNAVAKMFNGLGVNIMYPDFNVQYSLIFQRLNAFCARPWNKKSCDFEA, encoded by the coding sequence ATGGCAACTCCGAATCCTAATGACTTTGTAAAGAAGATTGAAGCAATGTTGGAGAAGGGACAAGCTCGCTTTACAAAGGAATGTTGCATCTACAGGGTTCCCCACAACATCCGCAAGCTTAAAGAAGATGCATACACTCCAGAGATTGTTTCAATTGGTCCTTTTCACCATGGAGATGAAAAATTGCTAAAGATGGAGGACCATAAAAGATTATATTGCAAACAATTTATTGAAAGATCCGAGACAAACAAGTTAGAAAGTTTTGTGAATTGCGTGCAAGAGCTTGAGCCAAAGATTCGTGGTTGTTACTCAGATGACATCAAGCTTAGTAAGGAAGAACATGTTATGGTGATCTTGGTGGACTGCTGCTTCATATTAGAGTTTCTACTCAGGTACCATTTCATGCTTACACGTGGCGACGATGCTATTCTTTTGCCAACACAGTTAAGGGTCTATATACGATATGATTTGTTGTTGCTTGAGAATCAAGTCCCATTCTTTGTTCTTGACAAGCTTTACAATCTAGTTTTTCCTTCTACCTTCATTGGTCGGAGCCACGACAGGCATCCTTCGTTGTTAAGTCTCGCTCTTTATCATATAGTTCCTGGTAGAATAATCTTTCCTGGTGATTTTAAAGGTGAGTTATCAGTATCCAATATCGGTGGAATAGCTCATTTCACAGATCTTTCTAGAAAGCTTCTATTATTGTCCTGTAACTTATCAATCTCTAGATGTTCAAGAGAAGCACAGATAGTGCAAATTTATAGTGCAACTGAGTTGAAGGAAGCAGGAGTAAAGTTTGAGGTAAAGAAAGCTAGTCAATGCTTACTAGACTTGCAACTTTCTGGTCATACTTTGAGAATCCCATTCTTTAGAGTAGAAGATATTACTGAGGTTGTTTTGAGAAATTTGttagctttccagcaatgtcaCTGCATCAATGAATCCTACCTTGCTGACTATATTGCTGTGATAGACACAGACAAAGATGTAGATTTTCTTATTAAGAATGGAATAATTGAGAATTGGTTAGGTGATAGTAATGCAGTGGCCAAAATGTTCAATGGTCTTGGAGTGAACATTATGTATCCAGATTTTAATGTGCAATATTCCCTTATTTTTCAAAGGTTGAATGCTTTTTGTGCACGCCCTTGGAACAAAAAAAGTTGCGACTTTGAGGCGTGA
- the LOC130940212 gene encoding UPF0481 protein At3g47200-like, with the protein MLEEGQPHFTEKCCIYRVPHNIRKFNKDAYTPEVVSIGPFHHGNEKLLKMEYHKRLYCRQFIERSETKNLESFVSCVQEVEAEVRGCYSDDIKLSKEKHVMVILVDCCFILEFLLRIHFKQLQDAIFLSPRLWSPIALDLLLIENQVPFFVLDKLYNLAFPSTLNSNHPSLLGLTLLVVPNDTIPPGYKNELTLSSVGRIAHFTDLIRKLLLRSSQFFQPSASGRARGKKMTQIYSATKLNEAGVKFEVNKNDKCLLDLEISGCTLRIPFISVDDWTEVILRNLLAFEQCHCIYEPYLTDYIIFFDFLINADKDVDFLIKKKIIENWLGDSNAVAKMFNGLGVNLLYPDFNVQYSHIFDELNAFCARPWNKNVATLRRDYCNTPWKTVASIAGIFLLILTVIQTVFSILH; encoded by the coding sequence ATGTTGGAGGAGGGACAACCTCACTTTACAGAGAAATGCTGCATCTACAGGGTGCCCCATAACATCCGGAAGTTTAATAAAGATGCATACACTCCAGAGGTTGTTTCAATTGGTCCTTTTCACCATGGAAATGAAAAACTGCTAAAGATGGAGTATCATAAAAGATTATATTGCAGACAATTCATTGAAAGATCCGAGACGAAGAACTTGGAAAGTTTTGTGAGTTGCGTGCAAGAGGTGGAGGCAGAGGTTCGTGGTTGTTACTCAGATGACATCAAGCTTAGTAAGGAAAAGCATGTTATGGTGATCTTGGTGGATTGCTGCTTCATATTAGAGTTTTTACTGAGGATCCATTTCAAGCAGTTGCAGGATGCCATTTTTCTGTCACCACGGTTATGGAGCCCTATAGCATTAGATTTGTTGTTGATTGAGAATCAAGTCCCTTTCTTTGTTCTTGACAAGCTTTACAATCTAGCTTTTCCTTCTACCTTGAATAGTAACCATCCTTCATTATTAGGTCTCACTCTTCTTGTGGTTCCTAATGATACTATTCCTCCAGGTTATAAAAATGAGCTAACTTTATCTAGTGTTGGTAGAATAGCTCATTTCACAGATCTAATAAGAAAGCTTCTATTAAGATCCTCTCAGTTTTTCCAACCATCAGCCTCTGGACGCGCAAGAGGAAAAAAGATGACCCAAATTTATAGTGCAACTAAGTTGAATGAAGCTGGAGTGAAGTTTGAGGTAAACAAAAATGATAAATGCTTACTAGACTTGGAAATTTCAGGCTGTACTTTGAGAATCCCATTTATTAGTGTGGATGACTGGACTGAAGTTATTTTGAGAAATTTGTTAGCTTTCGAACAATGTCACTGTATCTATGAACCCTACCTCACAGACTATATCatcttctttgattttcttatcAATGCAGACAAAGATGTAGATTTCcttattaagaaaaaaataattgagaATTGGTTAGGTGATAGCAATGCAGTGGCCAAAATGTTCAATGGTCTTGGAGTGAACCTTTTGTATCCAGATTTTAATGTGCAATATTCCCATATTTTTGATGAGTTGAATGCTTTCTGTGCACGCCCTTGGAACAAAAATGTTGCGACTTTGAGGCGCGATTACTGCAACACTCCATGGAAGACCGTAGCTTCTATTGCTGGAATTTTTCTGCTTATTCTCACTGTTATTCAAACAGTATTTTCTATCCTCCATTGA